A single window of Gambusia affinis linkage group LG18, SWU_Gaff_1.0, whole genome shotgun sequence DNA harbors:
- the htr2cl1 gene encoding 5-hydroxytryptamine (serotonin) receptor 2C, G protein-coupled-like 1 isoform X2, whose product MHLCAISLDRYVAIRNPIEHSRFNSRTKAMMKIAAVWTISIGVSMPIPVIGLHNEDKVFVNGSCVLNEERFILIGSFVAFFIPLVIMVVTYCLTIQVLQRQATVFLYEAKSSSQQPLSAPAITLQPPPSPFHLPQINTLSPPNSQELKPPPLQSRRNTLSCLKGPEPSILLSASASDSLSIIPSSEAASQLSSPAAGPGRSDASGCHGRRGMMQAIKNERRASKVLGIVFFLFLVMWCPFFITNVTFVMCRDSCNESLLHDLLNVFVWVGYISSGVNPLVYTLFNKTYRRAFSNYIRCQYKAGANAAGQGGKTLLTPQQCPSHAVTPLLMGGHDKAGVDRNSNCRNGSKGDNGRLMVDPEDTTDDGTQIGLVSQSLSECHNAGTLSETEPETEIEQELSLISYPPPREHTSSV is encoded by the exons GCGTGTCGATGCCCATCCCAGTGATCGGTCTCCACAACGAGGACAAGGTTTTTGTCAATGGCAGCTGCGTCCTCAACGAGGAGCGCTTCATACTGATTGGTTCTTTTGTGGCCTTCTTCATCCCGCTGGTCATCATGGTGGTGACTTACTGCCTCACCATACAG GTGCTCCAGAGGCAGGCCACGGTCTTCCTGTATGAAGCAAAGTCTTCTTCCCAGCAGCCTTTGAGCGCACCAGCAATCACACTGCAGCCTCCACCGAGCCCCTTCCACCTTCCACAAATCAACACTCTTTCCCCTCCAAACTCGCAAG AACTGAAGCCGCCGCCGCTCCAGAGCAGACGGAACACGCTGAGCTGCCTAAAGGGCCCGGAGCCCAGCATTCTGCTCAGCGCCTCCGCCTCAGACAGCCTCAGCATCATTCCCAGCTCCGAGGCCGCGTCGCAGCTCAGCTCTCCGGCCGCCGGGCCGGGCCGCAGCGATGCCTCGGGTTGCCATGGGAGACGAGGGATGATGCAGGCCATAAAGAACGAGAGGCGGGCCTCCAAG GTCCTGGGAATTgtctttttcctcttccttGTCATGTGGTGTCCGTTCTTCATCACCAACGTCACCTTTGTCATGTGCCGCGACTCCTGCAACGAGTCGCTACTCCACGATCTCCTGAACGTCTTCGTCTGGGTGGGTTACATCTCCTCCGGGGTCAACCCTCTGGTCTACACCCTCTTCAACAAGACCTACAGGAGAGCCTTCTCCAACTACATCAGGTGCCAGTACAAAGCCGGGGCCAATGCGGCGGGACAAGGTGGCAAAACCCTCCTCACGCCCCAGCAGTGCCCGTCGCACGCCGTCACCCCTCTGTTGATGGGCGGCCACGACAAAGCAGGGGTGGACCGCAACAGTAACTGTCGCAACGGCAGCAAGGGAGACAATGGGAGGCTGATGGTGGACCCGGAGGACACGACAGACGACGGGACGCAAATCGGATTAGTGTCGCAGAGCCTGTCGGAATGCCACAACGCCGGCACGCTGTCGGAAACGGAGCCAGAAACTGAGATTGAGCAGGAGCTGTCGCTCATCAGCTATCCTCCCCCCAGAGAACACACGAGCAGCGTGTGA